The window GCAACTGGTCGACAGCGCCCGCCTCCTAACTCGCAGACAGATGCAGATGTTGTTTCCTGCCGCTCGTATCATCCGCGAACGAATTCTGGGCCTGCCCAAATCCTTGATCGCCGTAAGCCCATGAAACTTTTAAAATCGTTTGCACTGTTCGACCTCCCTCCCCGGACACTGGCATTCGTCAGACGCTGTGGTGCCAGTACGTCCAGCCTAGTGTCGATGCTAACGCTACTACTGACTAAGGCCATCATCGATGCGTCTAGTGCGTTACTGGTCGCGATCCTGTTGGGCACATTTCTTCCCGCGGGGCGCACGCCCTCCGGTTGGTATGCACAACTCGAAATGCAGTGGCAAGCGTTTGCCGGAAGCGGCCTATCCGCGCTGCCGCTGCTTGTGGCGGTCTTGGTACTGAGCAAAGGGGTGGTGGCGCCACTGCTATCGGTGGCACGCAGCCGGCTGATCGACGCTTGGACGCTGAAGATCTCGTTGAGCATTTTTCAGCACGAACTGACACGCCCCGCTGCGCAGCGCTCAAACACAACGGCGCAGGACAGCAATGTGGCGGTCAACTTCATGGCGCCCAGAATTGTCATCGGCACACTATTGCCAAGTCTGGAGCTGCTCACCGAGACACTGGTGGTCGCAGTCCTGCTTGGCGTGTTGCTCGCTCTGGAGCCACTGGCGACGGCAATGCTGCTGGGGGCTTTAGTGATGGCCGCCGTCGGTGGCGGCGTTCTGTCGGCGCGGCTCAATAACATCAGGGAAACGCGAAGAGGTGAAAGCCAGGTACTGATGCAGCGCTGGGTGGCCGACAGCATCTCTTGCCTGCGCGAAATACATTTGTATGGCCTCGTCGATGCGGTGCTTGAGCGCTACTACCCGGTAGCCAAAGGCTTCGCCCGCGCCACGGCACGCGAACGTACGCTAGTGGAGGTCCAGTCCCCCATCATGGAGCTGTTCTTCCTGATGATGCTGGTGCTGTGCGTATCAGTGGCCAGCCAAGGAAGCGGGCAAACTGAGCTGCATGCGATCGCCTTGTTTTCAGCCGTGGGATTGCGTTTGCTATCAGGTTTTCGTCGTGTCCTATTCAGCCTGCAGACGCTGCACCTGTCACGTCCCTATTTCGAGGAGTTAACTGCGCCCGACTCAGCCTCCTGCCCTGCGCAAGCCCCAGCCCAGCCGCTCACCGCCCCTACTCGTGCCTCGCCCAGGCCGGTACTCGTGTGCGAAGAACTCCAGTACAGCTACCCCCAAGTCAGCCATGCTGTTATCAACAATTTGAACCTGAGCATCGGCCAAGGTGAGTGGGTAGGCTTGGTCGGCGAATCGGGCGTGGGTAAATCGACACTGGTGGATGTACTGATCGGTGAACGGCAGCCAAGCCACGGTTCGCTGCAATGGATCGATTTACCCGTCGAGCATCGGACCATTGGCTATGCGGCCTCAGGCACGACGCTAATTCCGGGCACGCTGCGCGACAACGTGACCTTCCTGGGCTGCAGTACAGAACAGACACTCAGCGAAGCATTAGCCATTGCCGGCGTTGACGTCCTGCTGAACCGCCTCCCTCAAGGGCTGGACACGCCCATGGACGCGGTCGAGCAACAGCTATCCAGCGGCGAGCGACAGCGCATCGGGCTTGCTCGCGCGGTTGCCCATGCACAGGTGCTGCTGATTCTGGACGAGGCCACAGCAGCATTGGATCAAGTGAGCGAGAGCCGCTTTCTGCAAGCCTTGCGCGCAGCCAGGCCCGAGCTTGCCGTGGTGCTGATCACCCATCGCCTCACCGCCTTGCGCCATACAGACCGCAACATGCTCATGGCCGACGGCGCACTCACGGATTTCACCTGTTCAGTTGAGCCCGATCAGCCTAGCCACTTTGCAGAGCGTTACCCTTCATGCATTTAGCGTTTGTATTGGGCACACGCCCCGAAATCATCAAGCTTTCCTCGCTGATTTGTGCATGCATTGAACGCGGCATTCGCTATACGTTGATCCATACCAACCAGCATTACGCTGCAAATATGGACAGGCTCTTCTTCAAGGAACTTGAGCTACCACTCGCGCACTTCAACCTAAGGGTGGGCTCTGATGTCGCGCAGGTTCAGGTCAAGCGCATGGTCATGGGTATCGAGCCAATATTGCAGGCCATGAAGCCGGACTATGTGATTGTCCAGGGCGACACCAACAGCTCGTTAGCCGGAGGGCTTGCTGCGCGAAAGGCCAATATCCCGATTGCCCACGTTGAAGCTGGTCTGCGTAGTTTCGACAAGACCATGCCGGAAGAAACCAATCGGATAGCGCTGGACCACATGTCCAATTTTTGGTTTTGCCCCTCAGCACTCCAAGTCGAGCTACTTGCCAGTGAGGGCATTGAAGGCCGCAATGTGCATATCACAGGTAACACCGGTAACGATGCCACCCTGCGCTATGCCCAGGCAGCCCAAGCAAACACGGACATTCTAGAGAGACTGGGGCTTAGAGCAGAACGCTACCTGCTACTGACCTGCCATCGCCCCTCCAACACCGACGATATCGCACACTTCACCACGCTGATCGAAGCCGTGCAACGCTTGGCTGCAGCACGCAGTAGGCCTGTGATTTTCCCCGTCCATCCACGGCTGGGTCTAAAACACTGGCAAATCATCGAGCGCTCGTCGTTGATAAAGACCACTGACCCCCTTGGCTATATCGACATGCTAGCGTTGGTACAGGGCGCTGATCTGGTAATGACTGACAGTGGCGGCCTGCAAGAGGAGGCCTGCGTGCTGCAACGCCGCTGCCTGGTGCTCCGGGACAACACCGAACGCCCGGAAAGCCTTGACTGCGGAGGCTCCAGGCTGGCGCCCGTGGAGACAGAGACCAGCTTGATCGAGGCAGCCGATGAGCTGCTCCATTCACGCGTTACCTGGAGCAACCCCTTTGGCGACGGTCAGGCCGGGCAACGGATTTTGCAGGTATTGTTGAATGACTTCGGAACCGGCAAGCCATAGAGACCGAGGGTGGCAGTAGCCCTCCACCGCGGGACGAAGCTTCGGATAAACGCTAGCGCGCCATGTGCGACGAGGTAGGAGGCGCTGACCGTTTGCGATAGATTCCGTCATCCCCAGACACACCAGGCAGCAACCGATTGTCCGTCCCGTAAACCGGCGACCCCTGCCCCGGCTCGCCACGCAAGCACTCAAATTGACCTGCCACGCCTGTATCGCCGAAGCGAAAGTTAGCGTGGCGGATCACTAGCAAACCACCCGGCTTGAGCACTCTGACAAGATCACTAAGCAGGCGGTCAAAGTCTGCGAAGCGAATCCAGGAAGAACAATCAACGGGGCTCCCCCCAAGCGCTCCATGGCGGAAGACGGCCATAGCCAGCACCAGGTCATAGCTGGCGGTTTTTTCCAATGCGACATTACCCGCACAGGCAAAGCTCAGGCGAGGCTCTCGCCCCTCACACTGCCACCGTGCCCAGCAGCGACCAATACGCCCCGCATCAATATCCAAGCCACGGATATGGGCATACCGGAAATAGCGGGCCAAGGTAAACACTTCCTCGCCCGTGGAGCAGCCGAACGACAAGATGTGCGTTTGCTCAACATCCGCCACTACCTGACGAATCGAGTGGAACACCTCGGGGTAACGATCTTCCTGTGTCGTGCCGTACGGCTGAAACAAGCCCGGCGGGCGCCGCCGCATCAGCAGAGCAGAACTCCGTCGCTCGCCGCCGCGCAAAACCTGCACAATGAAACGCACCCATTCGCGCAACAA of the Pseudomonas vanderleydeniana genome contains:
- a CDS encoding ATP-binding cassette domain-containing protein, whose amino-acid sequence is MLTLLLTKAIIDASSALLVAILLGTFLPAGRTPSGWYAQLEMQWQAFAGSGLSALPLLVAVLVLSKGVVAPLLSVARSRLIDAWTLKISLSIFQHELTRPAAQRSNTTAQDSNVAVNFMAPRIVIGTLLPSLELLTETLVVAVLLGVLLALEPLATAMLLGALVMAAVGGGVLSARLNNIRETRRGESQVLMQRWVADSISCLREIHLYGLVDAVLERYYPVAKGFARATARERTLVEVQSPIMELFFLMMLVLCVSVASQGSGQTELHAIALFSAVGLRLLSGFRRVLFSLQTLHLSRPYFEELTAPDSASCPAQAPAQPLTAPTRASPRPVLVCEELQYSYPQVSHAVINNLNLSIGQGEWVGLVGESGVGKSTLVDVLIGERQPSHGSLQWIDLPVEHRTIGYAASGTTLIPGTLRDNVTFLGCSTEQTLSEALAIAGVDVLLNRLPQGLDTPMDAVEQQLSSGERQRIGLARAVAHAQVLLILDEATAALDQVSESRFLQALRAARPELAVVLITHRLTALRHTDRNMLMADGALTDFTCSVEPDQPSHFAERYPSCI
- the wecB gene encoding non-hydrolyzing UDP-N-acetylglucosamine 2-epimerase, with the translated sequence MHLAFVLGTRPEIIKLSSLICACIERGIRYTLIHTNQHYAANMDRLFFKELELPLAHFNLRVGSDVAQVQVKRMVMGIEPILQAMKPDYVIVQGDTNSSLAGGLAARKANIPIAHVEAGLRSFDKTMPEETNRIALDHMSNFWFCPSALQVELLASEGIEGRNVHITGNTGNDATLRYAQAAQANTDILERLGLRAERYLLLTCHRPSNTDDIAHFTTLIEAVQRLAAARSRPVIFPVHPRLGLKHWQIIERSSLIKTTDPLGYIDMLALVQGADLVMTDSGGLQEEACVLQRRCLVLRDNTERPESLDCGGSRLAPVETETSLIEAADELLHSRVTWSNPFGDGQAGQRILQVLLNDFGTGKP
- a CDS encoding class I SAM-dependent methyltransferase codes for the protein MKRLWLLREWVRFIVQVLRGGERRSSALLMRRRPPGLFQPYGTTQEDRYPEVFHSIRQVVADVEQTHILSFGCSTGEEVFTLARYFRYAHIRGLDIDAGRIGRCWARWQCEGREPRLSFACAGNVALEKTASYDLVLAMAVFRHGALGGSPVDCSSWIRFADFDRLLSDLVRVLKPGGLLVIRHANFRFGDTGVAGQFECLRGEPGQGSPVYGTDNRLLPGVSGDDGIYRKRSAPPTSSHMAR